From Cygnus atratus isolate AKBS03 ecotype Queensland, Australia chromosome 1, CAtr_DNAZoo_HiC_assembly, whole genome shotgun sequence, the proteins below share one genomic window:
- the WDR73 gene encoding WD repeat-containing protein 73 isoform X2, with product MKAFPGEIGEGLCPERDFKVECGGFSNRPVYSLKHVPDTSLLVTSGPPDGSLHVWQVSGEDSDVIKPVSAIPAENSAGQAWAKIATISTKAPWVLHGSRVDSVQITEVESQKNVYVAASRSSEELSGVAFLDCNTFLLCCAKGQLGLADVRQPQSPVEAAAVPSAPRGERWCMGVGPGAPGSDLSSQPVACLSSGGRLVLADVRKTSEPLASAKCRVPSPSSGAEFLCVSWAPALEGCLAVSGFDGTVQVYDTQGWDRSGREAEPLFVHKGHAFGGQDGSAGPPLLTVHTWHPQKPRTLLSAASDGSLHIWDWVQSCGSCG from the exons ATGAAAGCGTTTCCTGGGGAAATAGGAGAG GGCCTGTGTCCAGAGAGAGACTTCAAGGTGGAATGTGGTGGGTTTTCAAACCGCCCGGTGTACAGCCTGAAGCACGTGCCAGACACCAG CTTGCTGGTGACGAGCGGCCCGCCCGACGGCTCCCTCCACGTCTGGCAGGTGTCAGGAGAGGACTCGG ATGTTATCAAACCTGTAAGTGCCATACCTGCAGAAAATAGCGCCGGGCAGGCTTGGGCTAAAATTGCAACGATTTCGACGAAAGCCCCGTGGGTCCTTCACGGCTCAAGAGTCGACAGCGTCCAGATCACAGAGGTCGAATCACAGAAAAACGTCTACGTGGCAG cttccagaAGCAGCGAGGAGCTCAGCGGCGTGGCGTTCCTGGACTGCAACACCTTCCTCCTGTGCTGCGCCaaggggcagctggggctggctgaCGTCCGGCAGCCCCAGAGCCCCGTGGAGGCTGCGGCCGTCCCCTCGGCGCCGCGTGGCGAGCGGTGGTGCATGGGGGTCGGGCCCGGAGCTCCAGGCTCCGATTTAAGCTCCCAGCCCGTGGCTTGCCTCTCGAGCGGAGGGCGCCTCGTCCTAGCAGATGTGAGGAAAACCTCCGAGCCCTTGGCCTCGGCCAAGTGCAGAGTTCCCTCTCCCAGCTCAGGGGCAGAGTTCCTGTGCGTCTCCTGGGCTCCCGCCCTGGAAGGCTGCCTTGCTGTCTCAG GCTTTGATGGGACCGTGCAGGTGTACGACACGCAGGGCTGGGACCGCTCCGGCAGGGAAGCAGAGCCGCTCTTCGTCCACAAAGGCCACGCGTTCGGCGGGCAGGATGGCAGCGCGGGCCCTCCCCTGCTCACGGTGCACACGTGGCACCCGCAGAAACCCAGAACTTTGCTGTCAGCAGCCAGCGATGGCTCCCTGCACATTTGGGACTGGGTTCAGTCTTGTGGGAGCTGTGGGTAG
- the ARRB1 gene encoding beta-arrestin-1 — MGDKGTRVFKKASPNGKLTVYLGKRDFVDHIDVVDPVDGVVLVDPEYLKERKVFVTLTCAFRYGREDLDVLGLTFRKDLFVANVQAFPPVPEEKKPLTRLQERLIKKLGEHAYPFTFEIPPNLPCSVTLQPGPEDTGKACGVDYEVKAFCAENLEEKIHKRNSVRLVIRKVQYAPERPGPQPMAETTRQFLMSDKPLHLEASLDKEIYYHGEPISVNVHVTNNTNKTVKKIKISVRQYADICLFNTAQYKCPVAVEDADDMVAPSSTFCKVYTLTPFLANNREKRGLALDGKLKHEDTNLASSTLLRDGANKEILGIIVSYKVKVKLVVSRGGLLGDLASSDVAVELPFTLMHPKPREEPAHRDVPENEAPIDTNLIELDTNDDDIVFEDFARQRLKGMKDDKEDEEERTNSPQLNDR; from the exons GGTGTTCAAGAAGGCGAGTCCCAACGGGAAG CTCACGGTCTACCTGGGGAAGCGGGACTTCGTGGACCACATCGACGTGGTGGACCCCGTGG ACGGAGTGGTGCTGGTGGATCCCGAGTAcctgaaggagagaaaag TCTTCGTGACGCTGACCTGCGCCTTCCGCTACGGCCGCGAGGACCTGGACGTGCTGGGGCTGACGTTCCGCAAGGACCTGTTCGTGGCCAACGTGCAGGCCTTCCCCCCGGTCCCCGAGGAGAAGAAGCCCCTGACGCGGCTGCAGGAGCGGCTGATCAAGAAGCTGGGCGAGCACGCCTACCCCTTCACCTTCGAG attCCCCCCAACCTGCCTTGCTCCGTCACGCTGCAGCCGGGCCCCGAGGACACGGGGAAG GCCTGCGGTGTGGACTATGAGGTCAAAGCTTTCTGTGCGGAGAACCTGGAGGAGAAAATCCACAAGAG GAACTCGGTGCGCTTGGTCATCCGCAAGGTGCAGTACGCCCCGGAGCGGCCCGGCCCCCAGCCCATGGCGGAGACCACCCGGCAGTTCCTCATGTCGGACAAGCCGCTGCACCTCGAGGCGTCCCTGGACAAGGAG aTCTACTACCACGGGGAGCCCATCAGCGTCAACGTGCACGTCACCAACAACACCAACAAGACGGTGAAGAAGATCAAAATCTCAG TGCGCCAGTACGCCGACATCTGCCTCTTCAACACCGCCCAGTACAAGTGCCCCGTGGCCGTGGAGGACGCCGA CGACATGGTGGCCCCGAGCTCGACCTTCTGCAAGGTGTACACCCTGACCCCCTTCCTCGCCAACAACCGGGAGAAGCGCGGGCTGGCGCTGGACGGCAAGCTGAAGCACGAGGACACCAACCTGGCCTCCAGCACGCT GCTGAGGGATGGAGCCAACAAGGAGATCCTGGGCATCATCGTGTCCTACAAGGTGAAGGTGAAGCTGGTGGTGTCGCGAGGAGG CCTGCTGGGAGACCTCGCCTCCAG CGACGTAGCGGTGGAGCTCCCCTTCACGCTGATGCACCCCAAGCCCAGGGAGGAGCCGGCGCACCGGGACG TTCCAGAGAACGAAGCTCCCATAGATACCAACCTGATAGAGCTCGACACAAA TGACGACGACATCGTGTTCGAAGACTTCGCCCGGCAGCGGCTCAAAGGCATGAAGGACGAcaaggaggacgaggaggagcGTACAAACTCCCCGCAGCTCAACGACAGATaa
- the WDR73 gene encoding WD repeat-containing protein 73 isoform X1, giving the protein MEAAGPVGEEEEEEEEEEWEEDEWLLSSLRLYEALHTFELQAPTRVIEWALGNRVCVAGYGCSDRNEILQLLPPPTLQAKETQGLCPERDFKVECGGFSNRPVYSLKHVPDTSLLVTSGPPDGSLHVWQVSGEDSDVIKPVSAIPAENSAGQAWAKIATISTKAPWVLHGSRVDSVQITEVESQKNVYVAASRSSEELSGVAFLDCNTFLLCCAKGQLGLADVRQPQSPVEAAAVPSAPRGERWCMGVGPGAPGSDLSSQPVACLSSGGRLVLADVRKTSEPLASAKCRVPSPSSGAEFLCVSWAPALEGCLAVSGFDGTVQVYDTQGWDRSGREAEPLFVHKGHAFGGQDGSAGPPLLTVHTWHPQKPRTLLSAASDGSLHIWDWVQSCGSCG; this is encoded by the exons AtggaggcggcggggcccgtgggcgaggaggaggaggaggaggaggaggaggagtgggagGAAGACGAATGGCTGCTGAGCTCCTTGCGCCT GTACGAGGCTCTCCACACCTTCGAGCTCCAGGCTCCCACCCGCGTCATCGAATGGGCCCTGGGGAACC GTGTCTGTGTGGCCGGGTACGGGTGCTCCGACAGGAACGAgatcctgcagctgctccccccGCCGACGCTGCAGGCGAAGGAGACCCAG GGCCTGTGTCCAGAGAGAGACTTCAAGGTGGAATGTGGTGGGTTTTCAAACCGCCCGGTGTACAGCCTGAAGCACGTGCCAGACACCAG CTTGCTGGTGACGAGCGGCCCGCCCGACGGCTCCCTCCACGTCTGGCAGGTGTCAGGAGAGGACTCGG ATGTTATCAAACCTGTAAGTGCCATACCTGCAGAAAATAGCGCCGGGCAGGCTTGGGCTAAAATTGCAACGATTTCGACGAAAGCCCCGTGGGTCCTTCACGGCTCAAGAGTCGACAGCGTCCAGATCACAGAGGTCGAATCACAGAAAAACGTCTACGTGGCAG cttccagaAGCAGCGAGGAGCTCAGCGGCGTGGCGTTCCTGGACTGCAACACCTTCCTCCTGTGCTGCGCCaaggggcagctggggctggctgaCGTCCGGCAGCCCCAGAGCCCCGTGGAGGCTGCGGCCGTCCCCTCGGCGCCGCGTGGCGAGCGGTGGTGCATGGGGGTCGGGCCCGGAGCTCCAGGCTCCGATTTAAGCTCCCAGCCCGTGGCTTGCCTCTCGAGCGGAGGGCGCCTCGTCCTAGCAGATGTGAGGAAAACCTCCGAGCCCTTGGCCTCGGCCAAGTGCAGAGTTCCCTCTCCCAGCTCAGGGGCAGAGTTCCTGTGCGTCTCCTGGGCTCCCGCCCTGGAAGGCTGCCTTGCTGTCTCAG GCTTTGATGGGACCGTGCAGGTGTACGACACGCAGGGCTGGGACCGCTCCGGCAGGGAAGCAGAGCCGCTCTTCGTCCACAAAGGCCACGCGTTCGGCGGGCAGGATGGCAGCGCGGGCCCTCCCCTGCTCACGGTGCACACGTGGCACCCGCAGAAACCCAGAACTTTGCTGTCAGCAGCCAGCGATGGCTCCCTGCACATTTGGGACTGGGTTCAGTCTTGTGGGAGCTGTGGGTAG